The following coding sequences are from one Thermofilaceae archaeon window:
- a CDS encoding cytidylate kinase family protein, whose protein sequence is MDKPTILVAGLLGAGCTASAIELSKLTGLTVVNSESIIREIVSEKKVPYALLIEMVRDGEVDLEDLVRSIALDYAREGGIIIEGRTALMLLDHPALLKVFLYADKKVRVERVAKRRGISLEEAEREVEVSDEDRRRLVEKLFEKSITDPSLYDLMVNTTELTYEDVARLLNDLIKWKHSVKSVARK, encoded by the coding sequence GTGGACAAACCGACGATTCTAGTCGCCGGACTTCTAGGCGCAGGCTGCACAGCGTCGGCCATAGAACTGTCGAAACTAACAGGCTTAACAGTCGTGAATAGCGAGAGCATAATCAGGGAAATCGTCTCGGAGAAAAAGGTTCCATATGCACTACTCATAGAGATGGTGAGGGACGGTGAAGTAGACCTAGAAGATCTGGTGAGGAGTATAGCGCTTGATTATGCGAGAGAAGGTGGCATCATTATCGAGGGCAGGACAGCCCTAATGCTATTGGATCACCCCGCGCTATTGAAGGTTTTCCTGTACGCTGATAAGAAAGTCAGAGTGGAAAGGGTTGCAAAGAGGAGAGGGATCAGCTTGGAAGAGGCTGAGAGAGAGGTCGAGGTAAGCGACGAAGACAGAAGAAGATTAGTTGAGAAGTTATTCGAGAAGAGCATCACAGATCCTTCGCTGTACGATCTGATGGTAAATACGACGGAGCTAACGTATGAAGACGTAGCACGGCTGCTCAATGACCTAATCAAGTGGAAGCATTCGGTCAAATCAGTGGCTAGAAAGTAA
- a CDS encoding dihydroorotate dehydrogenase electron transfer subunit: MYICATVRNADLVCEDVVSYDLQLEKPLSSRPGQYIMLWVPRIGEIPLSVALEEGESVRLLVARKGRVTTYMHSNVAPGCRVFLRGPLGRGFTLEAGKALIVGGGVGVAPLLYLCKTLKERGARVTVAVGFRSAKCTPYIDSFSRYADELHIATEDGSLGARGTAVDLAAELIKRSAYDIVYTCGNEHMMRRVIELALKNDVRVEASVERLIKCGIGICGTCVLEPQGIRVCVEGPVLDGRTLAEVEDFGRWWRDSAGKRIPI, encoded by the coding sequence ATGTACATCTGCGCTACCGTGAGGAATGCCGATCTGGTGTGCGAGGATGTTGTAAGCTATGATCTACAGCTTGAGAAACCCCTCTCTTCCAGGCCGGGACAGTACATCATGCTGTGGGTGCCTCGTATCGGCGAAATACCCCTAAGCGTGGCGCTCGAAGAGGGGGAAAGCGTACGGCTTCTAGTGGCCCGCAAGGGTAGGGTTACGACTTACATGCACAGTAACGTTGCTCCCGGGTGCAGAGTCTTCCTTAGAGGGCCGCTGGGGCGAGGCTTCACTCTTGAAGCTGGCAAAGCGCTTATTGTCGGAGGCGGCGTTGGCGTTGCACCACTTTTGTACCTCTGCAAGACTCTGAAGGAGCGCGGAGCGCGCGTTACAGTAGCTGTAGGCTTTCGGAGCGCAAAGTGCACTCCATACATCGACTCTTTTTCTAGGTATGCGGATGAACTCCACATAGCGACGGAAGATGGGAGCTTGGGTGCTAGAGGCACGGCTGTGGATTTAGCAGCAGAGCTGATCAAGAGGAGCGCTTACGATATCGTTTACACGTGCGGGAATGAGCATATGATGAGGCGAGTCATCGAGCTCGCGTTGAAGAATGATGTGAGAGTTGAAGCGTCCGTCGAACGGTTGATCAAATGCGGCATAGGCATCTGCGGGACATGCGTGCTGGAGCCGCAGGGAATCAGAGTTTGCGTCGAGGGCCCGGTCTTGGATGGTAGGACTCTGGCTGAGGTTGAAGACTTTGGAAGGTGGTGGCGTGATAGTGCAGGGAAAAGGATCCCAATCTAG
- a CDS encoding VTT domain-containing protein, with protein MVLRHSDVLKFIGGYPGVFIVSVLGNLVPFIPIPYLAFVYLYALRIPGANPILIGIVSGLGGAVGKMSSYLLGRGARALMSKERAERYEKLGKLLRNYGAIAAFLFAVTPSPDDVVVIPLGLMKYDALKLFLGLAAGKIVLSTVTAYTGSIVAMVCSGRLLEEFVASVVLFVVVMLLLVYVNWDSFLETLAERGWKGLLNEVGRGRLPLPLRSERGSKSNR; from the coding sequence ATGGTACTGCGGCACAGCGACGTATTAAAGTTCATCGGGGGATACCCCGGCGTTTTTATCGTATCGGTACTGGGTAACCTTGTCCCCTTCATACCAATCCCCTACCTCGCGTTTGTGTACCTATATGCTCTCAGAATTCCCGGAGCAAACCCAATACTGATAGGCATTGTTAGCGGCCTTGGGGGTGCCGTCGGAAAGATGTCATCCTACCTGCTGGGTAGAGGGGCTAGAGCCCTCATGAGCAAAGAAAGGGCAGAACGTTACGAAAAGCTGGGTAAACTGCTGAGGAACTATGGGGCTATCGCAGCTTTCCTCTTTGCAGTTACACCATCCCCAGACGATGTCGTTGTAATACCACTAGGGTTAATGAAGTACGATGCACTAAAACTCTTCTTAGGACTGGCAGCTGGAAAAATAGTACTATCGACAGTCACGGCGTACACCGGATCAATCGTAGCGATGGTGTGTAGCGGTAGGCTTCTAGAGGAGTTCGTAGCATCCGTAGTACTTTTCGTAGTCGTAATGCTCCTGCTGGTCTACGTGAACTGGGATAGTTTTTTGGAAACCCTCGCTGAGAGGGGATGGAAAGGGCTTCTCAACGAAGTAGGGAGGGGAAGGTTACCCCTCCCGCTCAGATCTGAACGAGGGTCTAAAAGCAATCGCTAA
- a CDS encoding RidA family protein: MSVKTIFTEKAPKPIGPYSQAVAAGNMVFVSGQIGIDPRSGRLVEGGVREQARQALLNLKAILEASGCTMDDVLLTIVFLKDMQAYRDFNEVYSEFFRTPPARAVVGVDELPAGALVEILAIAFRPSFRSEREG, encoded by the coding sequence GTGAGTGTGAAAACCATTTTTACGGAAAAAGCTCCAAAGCCGATAGGGCCTTACTCGCAGGCTGTTGCAGCCGGTAACATGGTGTTCGTGTCGGGACAGATAGGCATAGACCCTCGGAGCGGGAGGTTGGTGGAAGGGGGGGTTCGTGAGCAGGCACGGCAAGCTCTACTGAACTTAAAAGCCATCTTAGAAGCCTCAGGCTGCACAATGGATGATGTTCTGCTGACAATCGTATTTTTGAAAGATATGCAAGCATATCGCGATTTTAATGAAGTTTACTCTGAGTTTTTCAGGACGCCTCCAGCGAGAGCCGTGGTAGGGGTCGATGAATTACCGGCAGGCGCGCTAGTGGAGATCTTAGCGATTGCTTTTAGACCCTCGTTCAGATCTGAGCGGGAGGGGTAA
- a CDS encoding serine/threonine protein phosphatase, giving the protein MSIGKVFENPFSELERESLSELLSEAIKLFESEHSLVEVEGDSVLVVGDTHGDVHSSVRAFSIEAEKYVFLGDYVDRGPYQLENMIFLLAKKLELPEKVYLLRGNHESPITNVHYGFLDEVVYRYGSQIYRLFVEVFSRLPYAALINGTTLAVHGGIATGLKSLSELRSLPRPDEIPENRTAFEVLWNDPSEHSQGFTPSPRGYGIFLFGRDVFEAFAEAAGIRLMLRAHEYFPEGIHEYFDGKIISLFSCRYYPETTPRGLLLTPNAQRSVVLL; this is encoded by the coding sequence ATGAGCATTGGGAAGGTTTTTGAAAATCCGTTCAGCGAGCTGGAGCGGGAGAGCCTATCCGAGCTTCTATCTGAAGCTATCAAGCTCTTCGAGTCCGAACATTCCCTGGTAGAGGTAGAAGGTGACTCTGTACTCGTTGTAGGTGATACTCACGGTGATGTACACTCCTCAGTAAGGGCTTTCAGCATAGAGGCCGAGAAGTATGTTTTTCTGGGGGACTACGTCGACCGCGGGCCGTACCAGCTGGAGAACATGATCTTTCTCCTAGCGAAGAAGCTTGAACTGCCTGAGAAGGTCTACTTGTTGAGGGGGAATCACGAGTCTCCAATTACGAATGTGCACTACGGCTTTCTAGACGAAGTGGTATATCGATACGGTTCTCAAATCTACAGGCTCTTCGTGGAGGTCTTCTCGAGACTGCCCTACGCGGCGTTGATCAACGGTACGACCCTTGCAGTTCACGGGGGTATAGCCACCGGGCTAAAATCGCTCAGCGAATTACGGAGCCTACCGAGACCCGACGAGATCCCCGAGAACCGCACAGCCTTTGAAGTTCTCTGGAACGATCCGAGCGAACATTCACAAGGTTTCACGCCGAGTCCTCGGGGTTACGGAATATTCCTATTCGGCAGGGACGTTTTCGAAGCTTTCGCAGAAGCAGCGGGGATACGGCTCATGCTGAGAGCACACGAGTACTTCCCGGAGGGCATTCACGAGTACTTCGACGGTAAAATAATTTCGTTGTTCTCCTGCCGCTACTATCCTGAGACTACCCCAAGGGGCTTGCTACTGACTCCGAATGCTCAAAGGAGCGTAGTGCTGCTCTAA
- a CDS encoding rhomboid family intramembrane serine protease, which yields MLPIGDDVRRWRRSIVTLLLIASNIIAFAYSIAVGFERVILENGFKPIYLFELSRMETLFTSLFLHGDPAHLVGNMLFLFIFGRSVEDRFGPLQYFTLYMLSGVAGSLMHTASLLLLPPSTLATQLVTPLIGASGAISGVIGAYILLYPHAKILTLVPFYYIIVLRLPARYFVLIWFIYQLVIGAASLRQPLTIAAWSHVGGFAVGAALSLILKRLEQHYAPLSIRSQ from the coding sequence GTGCTACCGATTGGTGATGACGTACGGCGGTGGAGGCGCTCGATAGTTACACTGTTACTGATAGCTTCCAACATAATAGCTTTCGCATACTCGATAGCGGTTGGCTTCGAGCGAGTTATCCTGGAGAACGGTTTTAAGCCGATCTACCTCTTCGAGTTGTCGAGGATGGAGACGCTCTTCACCTCCCTCTTCCTCCACGGGGATCCTGCACACCTTGTTGGCAACATGCTGTTCCTATTCATATTCGGTAGGAGTGTGGAAGATAGATTCGGCCCCCTGCAATACTTTACACTATACATGCTCAGCGGTGTTGCTGGCTCTTTAATGCATACAGCCTCGCTACTACTTCTCCCTCCCTCCACTCTTGCCACTCAGTTGGTGACCCCCTTGATAGGTGCTTCAGGCGCCATCTCCGGTGTTATAGGTGCTTACATACTCCTTTACCCACACGCTAAGATACTAACGCTGGTTCCCTTCTACTACATAATCGTGTTAAGACTGCCCGCGCGCTACTTTGTCCTTATCTGGTTCATTTATCAGCTGGTAATCGGAGCTGCAAGTCTGAGGCAACCTTTGACGATAGCAGCCTGGAGTCATGTAGGCGGGTTCGCTGTAGGAGCAGCATTATCGCTCATTCTCAAACGTTTAGAGCAGCACTACGCTCCTTTGAGCATTCGGAGTCAGTAG